One Pseudoliparis swirei isolate HS2019 ecotype Mariana Trench chromosome 4, NWPU_hadal_v1, whole genome shotgun sequence genomic window carries:
- the nae1 gene encoding NEDD8-activating enzyme E1 regulatory subunit — protein MAATKASKEQKYDRQLRLWGDHGQESLESAHVCLINATATGTEILKNLVLPGIGAFTIVDGHTVSGEDVGNNFFLSNKSIGKNRAQAATELLQELNSDVSGNFVEESPNKLLDNNPEFFNRFTIVIGVQLPESICLRLDSVLWSASVPFLVCKSYGLIGYMRLVVQEHSVIESHPDNALEDLRLHQPFAELKNHIQSYDLDSMDKKDHSHTPWIIIVAKHLDRWLSEHNRQPPKNYKEKEAFRQLIRDGIRKKENGGPEDEENFEEAIKNVNTALNPTKIPSTVEDLFNSEECNDITSQTPSFWVMLRAVKEFTLNQGNGSLPVRGTIPDMIADSQKFINLQNVYREKAMQDASAVSKHVECLLQSIGKPPESISEKDIKMFCKNSSFLRVVRCRSLAEEYSVDSVNKDEITSSMDNPDSEMVFYLMLRSVDRFYQQHSRYPGVYNYQVEDDISKLKLCVNSFLQEYSLNVNIKDDYIHEFCRYGAAEPHTVAAFLGGSAAQEAIKIISHQFVPFNNTFIYNAMSQTSATFQL, from the exons ATGGCAGCTACCAAAGCCTCCAAAGAGCAGAAATACGACAGGCAACTCAG ACTGTGGGGTGACCATGGTCAAGAATCATTGGAGAGTGCACACGTGTGTCTCATCAATGCCACTGCGACTGGGACGGAAATACTGAAGAATCTAGTACTTCCAG GTATTGGAGCATTCACCATAGTCGATGGACACACCGTTTCTGGGGAAGATGTGGGAAACAA TTTTTTCCTGAGCAACAAGAGCATTGGAAAG AACAGAGCGCAGGCTGCCACTGAGCTGCTTCAAGAACTTAACAGTGATGTCTCTGGAAACTTTGTTGAGGAG AGTCCAAACAAGCTTCTGGACAACAATCCAGAGTTTTTCAACAGGTTTACTATAGTCATTGGGGTCCAGTTGCCAGAAAG CATATGTTTGAGACTGGACTCCGTTCTGTGGAGTGCCTCTGTACCTTTCCTAGTGTGTAAAAGCTACGGCCTGATCGGCTACATGAGACTGGTGGTGCAGGAGCATTCAG TGATTGAATCCCATCCAGACAATGCCTTGGAGGACCTGAGGTTACACCAGCCTTTTGCCGAATTAAAGAACCACATTCAGTCCTACGACCTCGACAGCATGGACAAGAAG GATCACAGTCACACACCGTGGATCATCATTGTTGCCAAGCACCTGGACAGATGGCTCAGTGAG CACAACCGCCAACCACCGAAAAATTACAAGGAAAAAGAGGCCTTCAGACAGTTAATCCGTGACG GCATCCGGAAGAAGGAGAACGGTGGTCCAGAGGATGAGGAAAACTTTGAAGAAGCCATCAAGAATGTCAATACTGCTTTAAATCCAACCAAG ATTCCTAGTACTGTTGAAGACCTCTTCAATAGTGAGGAGTGTAACGACATCACATCCCAG ACCCCGTCCTTCTGGGTGATGCTGCGAGCTGTCAAGGAGTTTACTCTCAACCAAGGCAATGGTAGCCTCCCTGTACGGGGAACCATCCCAGATATGATCGCAGACTCTCAGAAGTTCATCAACCTTCAGAACGT TTACAGGGAAAAGGCCATGCAGGATGCATCAGCTGTTTCTAAACATGTAGAATGTCTATTGCAGTCTATTGGAAAG CCACCAGAGAGCATCTCTGAGAAGGACATCAAAATGTTCT GTAAGAATTCATCCTTTCTGAGAGTGGTGCGCTGCAGATCTCTGGCTGAAGAATATAGTGTGGAttcagtaaataaagatgaaatca CCTCAAGCATGGACAATCCAGATAGCGAGATGGTCTTCTACCTCATGCTCCGCTCTGTGGATCGCTTCTATCAGCAGCACTCCCGCTACCCAG GAGTTTATAACTACCAGGTGGAGGACGACATCAGCAAACTGAAGCTCTGTGTGAACAGCTTCCTGCAGGAGTACAGCCTCAACGTCAACATCAAAGATGATTACATTCATGAGTT CTGTCGATATGGTGCAGCAGAGCCACACACAGTTGCAGCATTTTTGGGAG GATCTGCTGCTCAAGAGGCCATCAAGATCATCAGCCACCAGTTTGTGCCCTTCAACAACACTTTCATTTACAACGCAATGTCACAGACCTCCGCTACCTTTCAGTTGTGA
- the ca7 gene encoding carbonic anhydrase 7 isoform X3 → MTGNLWGYGKEDGPSVWHKNYPVAQGDRQSPIDIVPNQTSHDPSLGPVVLNYDHCTSIKIANNGHSVVVDFEDSDDRSVIRGGPLDNPYRLKQFHFHWGVKGCHGSEHTVAGNSYASELHLVHWNAVKYTTCGEAATAPDGLAVLGIFLQTGDDHRWLNMMTDALYTVKFKGSAADFKGFNPKCLLPSSLHYWTYLGSLTTPPLHESVIWIVVKDPITVSEKQLGKLRTLLFTGEEEDQRTRMENNFRPPQLLKGRRC, encoded by the exons ATGACAGGGAATCTGTGGGGATATGGAAAAGAGGACG GTCCTTCTGTGTGGCACAAAAACTACCCCGTCGCCCAGGGGGACCGGCAGTCTCCCATTGACATTGTACCCAATCAGActtcacatgaccccagtcTGGGTCCTGTCGTCCTGAACTACGACCATTGTACCTCCATCAAAATCGCCAACAATGGACACTCTGTTGTTGTGGACTTTGAGGACTCGGATGACCGCTCAG TGATCCGGGGAGGCCCTCTTGACAACCCCTACAGGCTGAAACAGTTTCACTTCCACTGGGGCGTAAAGGGCTGCCACGGCTCTGAGCACACTGTCGCAGGAAATAGCTATGCTTCTGAG CTTCATTTAGTCCACTGGAATGCTGTCAAGTACACAACGTGTGGGGAGGCGGCAACAGCTCCTGATGGCCTCGCTGTCCTCGGCATCTTTTTACAA ACAGGTGACGACCATAGATGGCTCAACATGATGACAGACGCTCTGTACACGGTGAAGTTTAAG GGCAGTGCTGCAGATTTCAAAGGTTTCAACCCCAAGTGCCTCCTGCCGAGCAGCCTCCACTATTGGACCTACCTGGGATCCCTGACCACACCCCCCCTGCACGAGAGCGTCATTTGGATCGTTGTGAAGGATCCAATCACAGTGTCGGAAAAACAG CTGGGCAAGTTAAGAACTCTTCTGTTcaccggagaggaagaggatcagAGGACACGCATGGAAAACAACTTCAGGCCTCCCCAGCTTCTCAAAGGCAGGCGT
- the ca7 gene encoding carbonic anhydrase 7 isoform X5, with protein sequence MTGNLWGYGKEDGPSVWHKNYPVAQGDRQSPIDIVPNQTSHDPSLGPVVLNYDHCTSIKIANNGHSVVVDFEDSDDRSVIRGGPLDNPYRLKQFHFHWGVKGCHGSEHTVAGNSYASELHLVHWNAVKYTTCGEAATAPDGLAVLGIFLQTGDDHRWLNMMTDALYTVKFKGSAADFKGFNPKCLLPSSLHYWTYLGSLTTPPLHESVIWIVVKDPITVSEKQC encoded by the exons ATGACAGGGAATCTGTGGGGATATGGAAAAGAGGACG GTCCTTCTGTGTGGCACAAAAACTACCCCGTCGCCCAGGGGGACCGGCAGTCTCCCATTGACATTGTACCCAATCAGActtcacatgaccccagtcTGGGTCCTGTCGTCCTGAACTACGACCATTGTACCTCCATCAAAATCGCCAACAATGGACACTCTGTTGTTGTGGACTTTGAGGACTCGGATGACCGCTCAG TGATCCGGGGAGGCCCTCTTGACAACCCCTACAGGCTGAAACAGTTTCACTTCCACTGGGGCGTAAAGGGCTGCCACGGCTCTGAGCACACTGTCGCAGGAAATAGCTATGCTTCTGAG CTTCATTTAGTCCACTGGAATGCTGTCAAGTACACAACGTGTGGGGAGGCGGCAACAGCTCCTGATGGCCTCGCTGTCCTCGGCATCTTTTTACAA ACAGGTGACGACCATAGATGGCTCAACATGATGACAGACGCTCTGTACACGGTGAAGTTTAAG GGCAGTGCTGCAGATTTCAAAGGTTTCAACCCCAAGTGCCTCCTGCCGAGCAGCCTCCACTATTGGACCTACCTGGGATCCCTGACCACACCCCCCCTGCACGAGAGCGTCATTTGGATCGTTGTGAAGGATCCAATCACAGTGTCGGAAAAACAG
- the ca7 gene encoding carbonic anhydrase 7 isoform X2 translates to MTGNLWGYGKEDGPSVWHKNYPVAQGDRQSPIDIVPNQTSHDPSLGPVVLNYDHCTSIKIANNGHSVVVDFEDSDDRSVIRGGPLDNPYRLKQFHFHWGVKGCHGSEHTVAGNSYASELHLVHWNAVKYTTCGEAATAPDGLAVLGIFLQTGDDHRWLNMMTDALYTVKFKGSAADFKGFNPKCLLPSSLHYWTYLGSLTTPPLHESVIWIVVKDPITVSEKQLGKLRTLLFTGEEEDQRTRMENNFRPPQLLKGRRVRSSN, encoded by the exons ATGACAGGGAATCTGTGGGGATATGGAAAAGAGGACG GTCCTTCTGTGTGGCACAAAAACTACCCCGTCGCCCAGGGGGACCGGCAGTCTCCCATTGACATTGTACCCAATCAGActtcacatgaccccagtcTGGGTCCTGTCGTCCTGAACTACGACCATTGTACCTCCATCAAAATCGCCAACAATGGACACTCTGTTGTTGTGGACTTTGAGGACTCGGATGACCGCTCAG TGATCCGGGGAGGCCCTCTTGACAACCCCTACAGGCTGAAACAGTTTCACTTCCACTGGGGCGTAAAGGGCTGCCACGGCTCTGAGCACACTGTCGCAGGAAATAGCTATGCTTCTGAG CTTCATTTAGTCCACTGGAATGCTGTCAAGTACACAACGTGTGGGGAGGCGGCAACAGCTCCTGATGGCCTCGCTGTCCTCGGCATCTTTTTACAA ACAGGTGACGACCATAGATGGCTCAACATGATGACAGACGCTCTGTACACGGTGAAGTTTAAG GGCAGTGCTGCAGATTTCAAAGGTTTCAACCCCAAGTGCCTCCTGCCGAGCAGCCTCCACTATTGGACCTACCTGGGATCCCTGACCACACCCCCCCTGCACGAGAGCGTCATTTGGATCGTTGTGAAGGATCCAATCACAGTGTCGGAAAAACAG CTGGGCAAGTTAAGAACTCTTCTGTTcaccggagaggaagaggatcagAGGACACGCATGGAAAACAACTTCAGGCCTCCCCAGCTTCTCAAAGGCAGGCGTGTGCGTTCCTCCAATTAA
- the ca7 gene encoding carbonic anhydrase 7 isoform X1, translating into MTGNLWGYGKEDGPSVWHKNYPVAQGDRQSPIDIVPNQTSHDPSLGPVVLNYDHCTSIKIANNGHSVVVDFEDSDDRSVIRGGPLDNPYRLKQFHFHWGVKGCHGSEHTVAGNSYASELHLVHWNAVKYTTCGEAATAPDGLAVLGIFLQTGDDHRWLNMMTDALYTVKFKGSAADFKGFNPKCLLPSSLHYWTYLGSLTTPPLHESVIWIVVKDPITVSEKQLGKLRTLLFTGEEEDQRTRMENNFRPPQLLKGRRVQSVTSYLTRTIFGDSDTKKL; encoded by the exons ATGACAGGGAATCTGTGGGGATATGGAAAAGAGGACG GTCCTTCTGTGTGGCACAAAAACTACCCCGTCGCCCAGGGGGACCGGCAGTCTCCCATTGACATTGTACCCAATCAGActtcacatgaccccagtcTGGGTCCTGTCGTCCTGAACTACGACCATTGTACCTCCATCAAAATCGCCAACAATGGACACTCTGTTGTTGTGGACTTTGAGGACTCGGATGACCGCTCAG TGATCCGGGGAGGCCCTCTTGACAACCCCTACAGGCTGAAACAGTTTCACTTCCACTGGGGCGTAAAGGGCTGCCACGGCTCTGAGCACACTGTCGCAGGAAATAGCTATGCTTCTGAG CTTCATTTAGTCCACTGGAATGCTGTCAAGTACACAACGTGTGGGGAGGCGGCAACAGCTCCTGATGGCCTCGCTGTCCTCGGCATCTTTTTACAA ACAGGTGACGACCATAGATGGCTCAACATGATGACAGACGCTCTGTACACGGTGAAGTTTAAG GGCAGTGCTGCAGATTTCAAAGGTTTCAACCCCAAGTGCCTCCTGCCGAGCAGCCTCCACTATTGGACCTACCTGGGATCCCTGACCACACCCCCCCTGCACGAGAGCGTCATTTGGATCGTTGTGAAGGATCCAATCACAGTGTCGGAAAAACAG CTGGGCAAGTTAAGAACTCTTCTGTTcaccggagaggaagaggatcagAGGACACGCATGGAAAACAACTTCAGGCCTCCCCAGCTTCTCAAAGGCAGGCGT
- the ca7 gene encoding carbonic anhydrase 7 isoform X6, which translates to MTGNLWGYGKEDGPSVWHKNYPVAQGDRQSPIDIVPNQTSHDPSLGPVVLNYDHCTSIKIANNGHSVVVDFEDSDDRSVIRGGPLDNPYRLKQFHFHWGVKGCHGSEHTVAGNSYASELHLVHWNAVKYTTCGEAATAPDGLAVLGIFLQTGDDHRWLNMMTDALYTVKFKGSAADFKGFNPKCLLPSSLHYWTYLGSLTTPPLHESVIWIVVKDPITVSEKQ; encoded by the exons ATGACAGGGAATCTGTGGGGATATGGAAAAGAGGACG GTCCTTCTGTGTGGCACAAAAACTACCCCGTCGCCCAGGGGGACCGGCAGTCTCCCATTGACATTGTACCCAATCAGActtcacatgaccccagtcTGGGTCCTGTCGTCCTGAACTACGACCATTGTACCTCCATCAAAATCGCCAACAATGGACACTCTGTTGTTGTGGACTTTGAGGACTCGGATGACCGCTCAG TGATCCGGGGAGGCCCTCTTGACAACCCCTACAGGCTGAAACAGTTTCACTTCCACTGGGGCGTAAAGGGCTGCCACGGCTCTGAGCACACTGTCGCAGGAAATAGCTATGCTTCTGAG CTTCATTTAGTCCACTGGAATGCTGTCAAGTACACAACGTGTGGGGAGGCGGCAACAGCTCCTGATGGCCTCGCTGTCCTCGGCATCTTTTTACAA ACAGGTGACGACCATAGATGGCTCAACATGATGACAGACGCTCTGTACACGGTGAAGTTTAAG GGCAGTGCTGCAGATTTCAAAGGTTTCAACCCCAAGTGCCTCCTGCCGAGCAGCCTCCACTATTGGACCTACCTGGGATCCCTGACCACACCCCCCCTGCACGAGAGCGTCATTTGGATCGTTGTGAAGGATCCAATCACAGTGTCGGAAAAACAG